One stretch of Eggerthella lenta DSM 2243 DNA includes these proteins:
- a CDS encoding prevent-host-death protein, with amino-acid sequence MPLTVKASEARAQFPTIAKRVYEDNIEVTVIKGSKPYVKIVPIDDNASDGENGTMYLDAYLEAADEYRDLFEALSK; translated from the coding sequence ATGCCCCTCACAGTCAAAGCATCGGAAGCCCGCGCGCAATTTCCGACCATTGCAAAGCGCGTGTATGAGGACAATATCGAGGTAACGGTCATCAAGGGAAGCAAACCCTATGTAAAAATCGTTCCCATCGACGACAATGCCTCGGACGGCGAGAATGGAACCATGTATTTAGATGCATACTTGGAAGCTGCGGACGAGTACCGCGATTTGTTTGAGGCTCTGTCGAAATGA
- a CDS encoding type II toxin-antitoxin system death-on-curing family toxin, whose product MSGRDPSPIPKHIVLAIHEDQLKRNGGMPGVRDEGLLNSALAQPFASFGGQDLYPSVHEKAARYGYGVIKNHPFDDGNKRTGTALIIAFLHGNGVKFKPRTQDFFDTVIAVANGTMSYDELVAWIEKQI is encoded by the coding sequence ATGAGCGGGCGCGATCCTTCTCCCATACCCAAGCATATCGTGCTCGCCATTCATGAAGACCAACTGAAACGTAACGGGGGAATGCCAGGAGTTCGCGACGAAGGGCTTCTTAATTCGGCTCTAGCTCAGCCTTTCGCCTCTTTCGGAGGACAAGATCTTTATCCTTCCGTGCATGAGAAAGCGGCTCGATACGGCTACGGGGTCATCAAGAACCACCCCTTCGACGACGGAAACAAGCGAACGGGAACGGCTCTCATCATCGCCTTCCTACACGGTAACGGAGTAAAGTTCAAGCCTCGTACGCAGGACTTCTTCGACACCGTCATCGCCGTCGCGAACGGTACTATGAGTTACGACGAGCTTGTCGCCTGGATCGAGAAGCAGATCTAG